The DNA segment AACGACCTGTTTGCGTTGAAAATGAATGAATCCATCGGGTTTACCATGAACCTGAAGAGTGTTTCTACCATTCTGGGACATTATATTTTCATTAAGGATATCCGCTTTGACGGTGGCAACAACGACCGTATTTCCACACTGTTTCGCACCTTTAAGAAGCTGAACTCTATACAGATGGATTTTGAAAATGAAATAGAAATGGAACAGGATTTCTATTCCAAGGATGTTTTTGTCCATATTCTGGGAAATCATCTGATATCCGTATTGAACCGTGATTATGACTGGTTTGTTTTCTTCAAGATGCTGTTTGCCATTGAACCGGGGAACAACATGGAGGATTTCTGTCTGTTTTTGAATGTTATCAAAAACTATCTGGTGGATAACTACTGGCTGAATACCAGCTTTGTGCGGCTGCCGATGGATCAAAGTGATCTTCTGCATGAGGAATGTGCTCGTATTCTGGCAAACTCATTGTGTGAAATCGGTACGATTGATATCATTCATGATGATAAAATGGTTGCCATTAACAAAGCCTTTGTCCGCTTTATCGAGGAGCTGGAGAATCGTGTGATTTCCTATTCGGATTTCATGCAGTACCAAAGCGCCTATTACGAGGACTGGATGCAGCGCATGAACAATATATTTCAAAAGTAAAAAAACTGGTATAAGAGGTGTCCTTCCTGCATAGGGTGTAATAGCAAGGAGGGCACTTTTTATGAATAAACAAGCACTTGCATTTCTGACCATGTTCTCTCTGATTCTGATGCTGTCCGTCTATTATGTGACACTGCCGGCGGATTCTACCAGTGTCATGGAGGAGCAGTCCACACAGACGAAGGAGGAGGCCAAACAGGAAACAGCGACTTCCACACCGTCAGAGAATGAAAAGCAGGATCAGAGCAAGACAGAGGAAGCACAGGAACAGAAGAAGGATACATCAGAATCAGCAGATAGCAGCAAGCTGCAGGACAGTATCAATCAGAAAAAGGAAGAGGAAATCAATCGCAATTCCAGCGTTGTTGCGGATACCAAAAGCGATGATGCCGCGAAGAAGGAGGCACTGGCTGCCATTGACGAGCTGAAGGATGAAAAAGCCCTGCAGAAAAGTGTTGCGGATATCCTGAAAAAGGAGGGCTATCAGACGGCGGTGGAAATCAGTGAGAATACCTGTATTATCACGGTATTTGAACAGAAGGATGATAAAAATGCTGCGAAAACCATTATGCAGAAGGCACAGGAGGCCACAAATCATAAATATTTGATGGAAGTTACTTTCAAATAGGATTTCTTTTTGGTATAATAAACCTAGAAGGTGATGAAAATGGCTCAGGAATATATTGCATTAAAGGAACGAAACAATGCTGGTGTGATTGCATTAAGCAAATCAGCATTTCAGACGATTGCGAAAATCGTTGTCGAAGAGGATGAAAACATCGCGTTGGCAGAGAGTGCTGCGCCGTTTAAATATCCGATCAGCTGCAAAATCGTAAACGATCAGCTGATTTTGTCCATCGACATAAAAGTAAAGTACAGCGTAAACGTAAATGAAGAATCAAGCAAAGTACAGAGTAAGATCTTTGAAAATATTGAACATATGACCGGGTATACACCGGATATCATCGATATCCATGTCGTTGGCTTTATCTTTTAAAGAAATCCTTACGGATTTCTTTTTTTCATGAACAGAAAGGATGTGAGCATATGGCGGTAAGTCTTGAAAACTGCCTGGTGATCGGGATATCGAGCCGGGCACTGTTTGATCTGGACGATGAAAATTACATATATGAAACAAAAGGGCTGCAGGCATACAGTGATTACCAGCTTGCACATGAAAACGAAATATTGAAGCCGGGCAGCGGGTTTGCGCTGGTAAAGGCGCTATTAAAGCTTAATGAGCTTTCAGATCAGCGTCGTGTGGAGGTATTGATTATGTCACGCAACAGTGCAGATACCTCCTTACGAATCTTTTCTTCCATCGAGCATTATGGTCTGGATATCACACGGGCGGTATTGAGTGGGGGAGGCTCCCTAACCGGGTATCTGGAGGCATTTGGCGTGGATTTGTTTCTCAGTGCGCATGAGGATGATGTGCGCTCTGCCCTGCAGGCAGGCTTTGCGGCCGGGCGCATTTATACCAATGCGATTGCGGACTATGACCCGCTGCAGGAAATTGAACAGATTCGCATTGCCTTTGACGGGGATGCCGTGCTGTTTTCCGA comes from the Erysipelotrichaceae bacterium 66202529 genome and includes:
- a CDS encoding 5'-nucleotidase, with the protein product MAVSLENCLVIGISSRALFDLDDENYIYETKGLQAYSDYQLAHENEILKPGSGFALVKALLKLNELSDQRRVEVLIMSRNSADTSLRIFSSIEHYGLDITRAVLSGGGSLTGYLEAFGVDLFLSAHEDDVRSALQAGFAAGRIYTNAIADYDPLQEIEQIRIAFDGDAVLFSDASEQIYQRDGLEAFAQHEKSCARQALPEGPFAHFLKTIATLQKEFADCSPIRTALVTARNAPAHERVIRTLRAWDIRIDEAFFLGGITKKDVLKAFGAHIFFDDQTSHTSPASSVVPSAQVVYGK
- a CDS encoding Asp23/Gls24 family envelope stress response protein, translated to MAQEYIALKERNNAGVIALSKSAFQTIAKIVVEEDENIALAESAAPFKYPISCKIVNDQLILSIDIKVKYSVNVNEESSKVQSKIFENIEHMTGYTPDIIDIHVVGFIF
- a CDS encoding stage III sporulation protein AH → MNKQALAFLTMFSLILMLSVYYVTLPADSTSVMEEQSTQTKEEAKQETATSTPSENEKQDQSKTEEAQEQKKDTSESADSSKLQDSINQKKEEEINRNSSVVADTKSDDAAKKEALAAIDELKDEKALQKSVADILKKEGYQTAVEISENTCIITVFEQKDDKNAAKTIMQKAQEATNHKYLMEVTFK